In one Elephas maximus indicus isolate mEleMax1 chromosome 9, mEleMax1 primary haplotype, whole genome shotgun sequence genomic region, the following are encoded:
- the ZNF483 gene encoding zinc finger protein 483, translating to MEATFSDPHALASSEQNKVLKLDAPGDQEAILRGDATDPETSRQRFRWFRYSEVAGPRKALNHLWELCVQWLRPDIHTKEQILELLVFEQFLAILPGEIRNWVKSQHPESSEKVVTLVEDLTQMLEEKDDPISQDNAISQDENPEEDKMTVGLPSAEASGSMAFKDVVVNFSRGEWKRLEPFQKELFMEVLLENFRNLEFLGLPVSKLELISQLKWVVMPWLLEKEGSKGSRPDCDPLCEFKKSIPNHDAFMEDLSLDTIMESLFRDDDCDLMMGESSECHNRLEEDHRSQEYSQETFTQKKTQEKVSKDEEFGGSLSVRSVLTPEKSPFGNNSKQNSNVIKHLRVYLRKKSRRYNECKKSFSFHSDLVLNRKEHNGEKTWKCSEGGKALSHSSTVVRRQKHKKIHLGDKSQKCIHCGITFIQSSSLSKRTDGKNSSTCDRCWKDLCQDTALNKDESTKSGEENHKCSKCGKAFDCSASVTKHPRIHAGEKPSMCDECGKAVSSSSSLTPHHRTHTGKKPYKCDDCGKAFTLSAHLIKHQRIHTGEKPYKCKDCGRPFSDSSSLVQHQRIHTGEKPYTCNDCGKSFSHSSSLSKHQRIHTGEKPYKCGECGKTFRQASCLTRHQRIHTGEKPYLCNDCGMTFSHFTSVIYHQRLHSGEKPYKCSQCEKAFPTHSLLSRHQRIHTGVKPYKCKECGKSFSQSSSLNEHHRIHTGEKPYECTYCGATFSRSSVLVEHLKIHTGRREYECKECRKTFKSNSGLIRHRGFHPVE from the exons ATGGAGGCCACTTTCTCAGACCCTCATGCTCTGGCTTCAAGTGAACAAAACAAGGTCCTAAAATTGGATGCTCCTGGGGATCAAGAAGCTATCTTAAGAGGAGACGCTACTGACCCAGAGACTTCAAGACAGAGGTTCAGGTGGTTTCGTTACTCAGAAGTGGCTGGACCCAGAAAAGCCCTGAATCACCTCTGGGAGCTCTGTGTTCAGTGGCTGAGACCAGACATTCACACCAAAGAACAGATTTTAGAGCTTTTGGTGTTTGAGCAATTCCTGGCCATTTTACCTGGGGAGATCAGGAATTGGGTAAAGTCACAACATCCTGAGAGTAGTGAGAAGGTGGTGACCCTAGTAGAGGATTTGACCCAAATGCTTGAAGAAAAGGACG ATCCGATCTCTCAAGATAATGCCATTTCCCAAGATGAGAACCCAGAAGAAGATAAAATGACTGTTGGCCTTCCAAGTGCTGAGGCCTCA GGATCCATGGCCTTCAAGGATGTGGTTGTGAACTTTTCCAGAGGAGAGTGGAAGAGGCTGGAGCCTTTTCAAAAGGAGCTGTTTATGGAAGTGCTGCTGGAGAACTTTAGGAACCTAGAATTTCTGG GCTTACCAGTTTCCAAACTAGAATTGATTTCCCAGCTGAAGTGGGTTGTAATGCCATGGCTGCTGGAAAAAGAAGGCTCAAAAGGCTCCAGACCAG aCTGTGATCCTCTATGTGAATTTAAGAAATCCATTCCAAACCATGATGCTTTTATGGAAGACTTATCTCTGGATACAATAATGGAGAGTTTATTCAGGGATGATGATTGTGACTTAATGATGGGAGAGTCCTCGGAGTGTCACAACAGATTAGAAGAGGATCATAGGAGTCAGGAATATTCACAAGAAACATTCACACAaaagaaaactcaagaaaaagtcaGTAAGGATGAAGAATTTGGTGGAAGCCTCAGTGTGAGGTCAGTCCTTACCCCCGAAAAAAGCCCCTTTGGAAATAATTCCAAACAAAATTCGAACGTAATTAAACATCTGAGGGTCTACTTAAGGAAGAAATCTCGGAGGTATAATGAATGCAAGAAATCCTTCAGTTTCCATTCAGACCTTGTTCTGAACCGCAAAGAACATAATGGAGAAAAAACATGGAAATGCAGTGAAGGTGGAAAAGCCTTAAGTCACTCTTCAACTGTTGTTAGACGTCAGAAACATAAGAAAATTCATTTGGGGGATAAATCCCAGAAATGCATTCACTGTGGTATAACCTTTATTCAAAGCTCATCCCTTAGTAAGAGAACTGATGGAAAAAACTCCTCTACATGTGACAGATGTTGGAAAGATTTATGTCAGGATACAGCCTTGAATAAAGATGAGAGTACTAAGTCTGGAGAAGAAAACCATAAATGCAGTAAGTGTGGAAAAGCCTTTGACTGTAGTGCATCAGTCACTAAACATCCCAGAATTCATGCTGGGGAAAAACCCTCTATGTGCGATGAATGTGGAAAAGCTGTCAGTAGCAGTTCGTCACTCACACCACACCACAGAACTCATACTGGAAAGAAACCCTACAAATGTGATGATTGTGGAAAAGCTTTCACCCTGAGTGCCCATCTCATTaaacatcagagaattcatactggagaaaaaCCCTACAAGTGTAAAGATTGTGGGAGACCGTTCAGTGACAGTTCGTCTCTTGTTCAGCACCagcgaattcatactggagagaagccttataCATGTAATGACTGTGGAAAATCCTTCAGTCATAGCTCATCCCTTTCCAAACATCAGAggattcatactggagagaaaccctataaatGTGGTGAATGTGGAAAAACTTTTAGACAGGCTTCCTGCCTTACTcgacatcagagaattcatactggagaaaaaCCATACTTATGTAATGATTGCGGAATGACCTTCAGCCATTTTACATCTGTTATTTATCATCAAAGACTTCATTCAGGAGAAAAACCCTACAAATGTAGCCAgtgtgagaaagccttccctaccCATTCACTTCTTAGTCgtcatcagagaattcatactggtgTAAAGCCTTataaatgtaaagaatgtgggaaatCGTTCAGTCAGAGTTCATCTCTTAATGAACATCAtcgaattcatactggagagaaaccctatgaatgtaccTATTGTGGAGCAACCTTTAGTCGAAGCTCAGTCCTTGTAGAGCACCTAAAAATTCACACTGGAAGGAGAGAgtatgaatgtaaagaatgtcgGAAGACGTTTAAAAGTAATTCAGGCCTCATCAGACATCGAGGATTTCACCCTGTAGAGTAA